From Diospyros lotus cultivar Yz01 chromosome 4, ASM1463336v1, whole genome shotgun sequence, a single genomic window includes:
- the LOC127799186 gene encoding pentatricopeptide repeat-containing protein At3g26630, chloroplastic-like, translating to MDLFFKCGDPDHGGKVFDKMRVRNVVSGFWTTMISGLVACGELDAANLVFEQMPGRNVVSWTAIINGYSRNQWPNEAFILFRRILQVDNVKPNEYTLVSLLIACTELRSLNLGRRIHDFAFKNGFDLGVFLGTALIDMYSKCGSLEDAKRVFDSMDVKGTATWNSIITNLRVHGRGEEALNLFEQMEAANVEPDAVTFVGVLCACVRTNNVTGACRYFKRMTERYGICPNADPIVAWLNSAAMPTFQMKLSL from the exons ATGGATCTCTTCTTCAAGTGCGGGGACCCCGATCATGGCGGCAAGGTGTTCGACAAAATGCGTGTGAGAAACGTAGTATCTGGATTCTGGACCACCATGATTTCCGGGCTGGTGGCCTGCGGCGAACTGGATGCTGCTAATTTGGTGTTTGAGCAAATGCCGGGGAGAAATGTTGTCTCTTGGACCGCAATTATTAATGGCTATTCCAGAAATCAATGGCCCAATGAGGCATTTATATTGTTCAGGAGGATACTGCAGGTTGATAATGTCAAGCCCAATGAGTATACACTGGTTAGCCTGTTGATCGCCTGCACTGAACTCCGGAGCCTGAACTTGGGCCGCCGGATTCATGACTTCGCTTTCAAGAATGGGTTTGATTTAGGGGTTTTCCTGGGAACAGCTCTTATTGATATGTACAGCAAATGCGGAAGCTTGGAGGATGCCAAGCGAGTTTTCGACAGCATGGATGTCAAGGGCACGGCTACCTGGAATTCGATTATTACTAATTTAAGAGTGCACGGGCGTGGAGAGGAAGCTCTAAATCTATTCGAGCAGATGGAGGCAGCGAATGTAGAGCCGGATGCAGTCACGTTTGTGGGAGTGTTGTGTGCTTGTGTACGCACAAACAATGTCACTGGTGCTTGCAGGTACTTCAAACGTATGACTGAACGTTATGGTATCTGCCCCAATGCGGACCCTATAGTTGCATGGTTGAACTCTGCAGCCATGCCAACATTCCAGATGAAATTG AGTTTGTAA
- the LOC127799184 gene encoding MDIS1-interacting receptor like kinase 2-like isoform X1, translating into MSYSQAISSLAMHLVPAMALLVLASSSYTTAASLSNDEAAALLRWKASLENQSQSLLPSWDVGSNHSYCNWTGIGCDNTSSITHIILNSVDLTGTLFSFSFSSFPHLIRFELHNNSFYGSIPAQIGNLSKLYYIDFSSNHFIGKVPSELGSLRNLQCLYLHKNNFSGSIPQELGMLTLIWDLQLSKNNLTGPIPTSIWNLSNLDRLILSKNHLSSSIPTLIGNLSKLTSLRLSRNKLSGPIPHSLGNLNSLTQLVLFNNKLSGPIPSELANLTHLQKFSIGNNKLTGRLPQNLCLGGSLITLGASNNNLTGNIPKSLRNCNSLFRVRLENNQLEGNLQEEFGVLPSLDYMDLSYNRFRGKLSKKWGQFRNLTKLVISNNQLTGNMPPDFAAATKLQFLDLSSNHLVGEIPKNLRELGLLFHLNLSNNMLSGNIPTEIFGTQSSLQNLDLAANNLTSSIPREIANCENLQNLNLGENRLAGGIPFEIEKLQFLQSLDLGDNNLMGEIPSQLGKMPRLEKLNLSHNMLSGSIPSSFGDQPTSLTFIDISYNNLKGPLPNTKVFETYEAYRGNGGLCGNQMGLIPCSSPKVKNNADKSRTKTKFVLVVVVPLVGTLFLLLLVVGIFQFLSKRVVLKAESEIQVVHNENLFEIWSYDGKIVYQNIIEATEDFNEKYYIGRGGYGIVYKAKFSNGLVVAVKKTHPSQEGNLVDLKSFRSEIHALIEARHRNIIKLYGFCLDSLRSFLVYEFLEGDSLENKLRNDEIALMFDWGKRMNAIKGVASGLCYMHHECSHPIIHRDISSKNILFDSECVAHISDFGTARLLSLHSSNWTSFAGTFGYAAPELAYTMEVNAKLDVYSFGILTLEVLMGKHPCDLISSLSSSCSSSSSSLPSTFYGILLKDVLDNHLPPPEDQVAEKIVITTKLALACVNIDPHLRPSMKQVFVELSKLRPFSESSFHTITLGQLLNFNCI; encoded by the exons GGCCTCCTCTTCCTATACTACTGCTGCTTCTCTGTCCAATGATGAAGCAGCGGCTCTGTTGAGATGGAAAGCCAGCCTTGAAAACCAAAGCCAATCTCTGCTGCCATCATGGGACGTTGGAAGCAACCATTCTTATTGTAATTGGACTGGAATTGGTTGCGACAACACCAGTAGCATCACCCACATTATCCTTAACAGCGTAGACTTGACAGGTACACTTTTCAGTTTTAGCTTCTCCTCTTTCCCTCATCTTATCCGATTTGAGCTTCATAACAACTCATTCTACGGGTCTATTCCTGCACAGATTGGTAATCTTTCGAAACTCTACtatattgatttttcttcaaatcattTTATTGGAAAAGTTCCATCAGAATTAGGGAGCTTGCGAAACCTACAATGTCTTTATCTTCATAAAAACAACTTTTCGGGATCAATTCCTCAAGAACTTGGGATGTTGACTTTGATTTGGGATCTTCAGCTCTCAAAAAACAATCTCACAGGCCCAATTCCAACTTCAATTTGGAATTTATCCAACTTAGACCGTTTAATACTTTCAAAAAACCATCTTTCAAGTTCAATCCCAACTTTGATTGGGAATTTAAGCAAGTTAACTAGTCTACGACTTTCCCGAAACAAACTTTCGGGACCAATCCCTCATTCATTAGGAAATTTGAATTCCCTTACTCAACTGGTCTTGTTCAATAATAAACTTAGTGGCCCTATTCCTTCAGAATTAGCCAATCTTACACATTTGCAGAAATTCTCAATAGGCAATAACAAGCTCACTGGTCGTCTACCTCAAAATCTATGCCTAGGTGGATCACTCATAACACTTGGTGCATCAAACAACAATTTAACAGGCAACATCCCCAAAAGCTTGCGAAATTGCAATAGCTTGTTTCGAGTTAGGCTCGAGAACAACCAACTAGAGGGTAATTTACAGGAGGAGTTTGGTGTATTACCAAGCTTAGATTACATGGATTTGAGTTATAATCGTTTCAGAGGCAAGCTTTCGAAAAAATGGGGGCAGTTCAGGAATTTGACTAAGTTAGTGATCTCCAATAATCAGCTCACTGGAAACATGCCGCCTGACTTTGCTGCAGCAACTAAGTTACAGTTTCTTGACCTCTCTTCAAACCATCTAGTGGGGGAGATCCCAAAGAATTTGAGGGAATTGGGCTTACTATTCCACCTTAATTTGAGTAATAACATGCTTTCAGGCAATATCCCAACAGAAATATTTGGTACCCAATCCAGTTTACAAAACCTTGATCTAGCAGCAAACAACCTTACTAGTTCAATTCCAAGGGAGATAGCAAACTGTGAAAACTTACAAAACTTGAATTTGGGTGAGAATCGACTCGCAGGTGGTATTCcttttgagatagaaaaattacaatttctTCAAAGCCTTGATCTTGGAGACAACAATTTAATGGGTGAAATACCATCTCAGCTTGGGAAAATGCCAAGGTTGGAGAAATTGAATCTCTCCCACAACATGCTTTCTGGTTCCATCCCTTCCTCTTTTGGCGATCAGCCAACAAGTTTGACGTTTATTGATATATCTTACAATAACTTGAAAGGTCCTCTACCAAACACCAAGGTTTTTGAAACATATGAAGCATACAGAGGTAACGGCGGTTTGTGTGGCAATCAGATGGGCTTGATACCCTGCTCATCACCTAAAGTGAAGAACAATGCTGATAAATCTAGAACAAAAACCAAATTTGTTCTTGTTGTGGTAGTTCCTTTGGTAGGGActctatttcttttacttcttgtTGTTGGGATCTTTCAATTTTTGAGCAAAAGAGTAGTATTAAAAGCAGAAAGTGAGATCCAAGTTGTAcataatgaaaatttatttgaaatatggaGCTATGATGGGAAAATAGTGTACCAAAACATCATAGAAGCAACAGAGGACTTCAATGAGAAATACTACATCGGACGAGGAGGATATGGCATTGTTTATAAAGCTAAGTTTTCAAATGGTTTAGTTGTTGCTGTGAAGAAGACCCATCCTTCCCAAGAGGGCAATTTAGTTGATTTAAAAAGCTTTAGGAGTGAGATTCATGCACTAATAGAGGCACGGCATCGTAACATCATAAAACTTTATGGTTTTTGTTTAGATTCACTTCGTTCATTTTTGGTTTATGAGTTCTTAGAAGGAGATAGCTTGGAGAATAAGCTCAGAAATGATGAAATAGCATTGATGTTTGACTGGGGCAAAAGAATGAATGCTATCAAAGGTGTAGCGAGTGGTTTGTGTTATATGCATCATGAATGTTCACACCCAATCATCCATAGAGACATATCAAGTAAGAATATTTTGTTTGATTCAGAATGTGTTGCACACATATCTGATTTTGGCACTGCTAGGCTCTTAAGCCTCCACTCCTCCAATTGGACTTCATTTGCTGGGACCTTTGGATATGCGGCTCCAG AACTTGCTTATACAATGGAAGTGAATGCAAAGTTGGATGTTTATAGTTTTGGGATTTTAACATTAGAGGTGTTAATGGGAAAACACCCATGTGATCTTATCTCATCTCTTTCCTCTTCGTGTTCCTCGTCTTCCTCATCATTGCCTTCTACTTTTTATGGCATATTATTGAAAGATGTATTAGACAATCACCTCCCACCACCAGAGGATCAAGTAGCAGAGAAAATTGTGATTACCACAAAGTTAGCACTTGCTTGCGTTAACATCGATCCACATCTCCGACCATCTATGAAGCAAGTTTTTGTGGAGCTATCAAAACTGAGGCCATTTTCAGAGAGTTCATTCCACACAATTACTTTAGGTCAACTCCTTAATTTCAATTGTATTTAG